A window of Nasonia vitripennis strain AsymCx chromosome 3 unlocalized genomic scaffold, Nvit_psr_1.1 chr3_random0004, whole genome shotgun sequence contains these coding sequences:
- the LOC103316570 gene encoding uncharacterized protein LOC103316570 isoform X1 — protein MDFRGTKVFDFVSATRNLTENARKDKFARIEWHRDYRWLCDKYVELGRKLNDLCDEKRSYETHSTAGREDKRTCLPFPETTNQQYGWLSRRPDFQLENYGSYIVKYPNPMDEIVLLEGDVPTLAVGKGFLL, from the exons ATGGATTTTCGAGGCACGAAAGTCTTCGACTTTGTGTCGGCGACGCGAAATCTTACCGAGAACGCGAGAAAGGACAAATTCGCACGGATCGAGTGGCATCGCGATTATCGATGGTTGTGCGACAAATACGT AGAGTTGGGGAGAAAATTGAACGATTTGTGCGATGAAAAAAGATCTTACGAAACGCACAGCACGGCGGGACGCGAAGACAAAAGAACTTGCCTCCCGTTTCCTGAAACTACTAACCAACAA TACGGTTGGCTCTCTCGCAGACCAGACTTTCAGCTGGAAAACTACGGAAGCTACATCGTCAAGTATCCCAACCCTATGGACGAGATCGTGCTCCTCGAGGGCGACGTTCCCACCTTGGCTGTCGGAAAGGGATTTCTGCTTTGA
- the LOC100678822 gene encoding uncharacterized protein LOC100678822 isoform X2, whose amino-acid sequence MRLIIFLLTALWYDSSSFGHVQAEPKSSNTRLIPKRFNSRLWKRQDDLGYLEQCSILQFWDKQIGRVNVLAFFDSSWQFSHRQAAMLKVLRERFDKTGFDNIQFFAINASPDESQYIDRAEVEVEEETWKQISPSEAEGRPPVVVSPEALIEALGPDVYFIQDNDELQIWSKLRAFRDQILVIDRCGRLTYQVIVPWSILHFPYVKAAILSTYKDEPCGYCQFKETVFDTTSTDNKDAQSSSKLVEQTEDNDNPSTLSQETTTVIYEAESYDTTLTVDESSSPIVQTEHEVTSLSTSDRNDGNETSSVSQESEDLQMETDDGQAPSTIYQESSTLSDLVENSESSSKARESTTDISQINDGEEQSTYFHDSSTPSYPDESNNTESISEDQSTPNIQTEADSTFDTSTYLYSPTLPDSNENESANSTDNKDAEDYYNSTPDKEFEYTTENVETPATDEALITDTTDGLEFNNATDQLISEVEVQTTTDISNSSSETGESRLKDSDEIESRDARDVLKSRSTNARSVSPNDGSENHLEIVNINENNQETLESDFLIPIRIIMRAPHVDEYSDQTMKAHEYLVLKTGQADYHEHLDEPKPDDNEEEHRPVRKKAEAVRRTFGKDESPGFYGEVADYWRNFGNEQLTQSSAEEEEQDLEDYTDDGVTLSPTTLSLNDERINVENQYDNPEVVPIGQVGVDDGTAYDHNSDLKEEVDVVDEEAKSKLIAHYSKLLPWLYYVLAK is encoded by the exons ATGAGATTGATCATTTTCTTATTGACGGCCTTGTGGTACGACTCGTCTAGTTTTGGCCATGTGCAAGCTGAGCCCAAAAGTAGCAACACTCGTCTCATACCAAAAAGATTCAACAGCAGGCTGTGGAAGCGCCAGGACGACCTTGGCTACCTCGAGCAATGCAGTATCTTACAGTTCTGGGATAAGCAAATCGGCCGCGTCAACGTCCTCGCCTTTTTCGATTCATCCTGGCAGTTCAGCCACCGACAGGCTGCCAT GCTGAAAGTATTGAGGGAACGTTTCGATAAGACGGGCTTTGACAACATTCAATTCTTCGCGATAAACGCTTCGCCCGACGAGTCCCAGTATATCGACAGGGCTGAAGTCGAGGTGGAGGAGGAAACGTGGAAACAGATCTCGCCGAGTGAAGCCGAGGGTCGACCGCCTGTCGTCGTATCGCCCGAAGCGTTGATCGAAGCTCTTGGCCCTGACGTCTACTTCATCCAGGACAACGACGAGCTCCAGATCTGGTCCAAGCTCAGAGCTTTTCGAGACCAGATTCTCGTTATTGATCG TTGTGGACGATTGACCTATCAAGTGATCGTTCCTTGGAGCATTTTGCATTTTCCTTATGTGAAAGCGGCTATCCTGTCAACTTACAAGGACGAACCCTGCGGATACTGCCAG TTTAAGGAAACAGTTTTTGATACAACTTCGACTGATAATAAAGATGCGCAGTCATCGTCCAAATTGGTTGAGCAAACCGAAGACAACGATAATCCATCTACTTTGTCGCAAGAAACAACGACGGTAATTTATGAAGCTGAGAGCTACGATACCACTTTGACTGTAGACGAATCGTCTTCTCCGATCGTTCAGACCGAGCATGAAGTCACATCTTTATCGACCAGTGATAGAAATGACGGAAATGAGACCTCTTCGGTATCACAAGAATCAGAGGACCTACAAATGGAGACTGACGATGGTCAAGCGCCATCGACGATTTACCAAGAATCATCGACATTAAGCGATCTGGTAGAAAATAGCGAATCATCATCGAAAGCGCGAGAATCGACCACAGACATTTCGCAAATTAACGACGGCGAAGAACAATCGACGTATTTTCACGATTCTTCAACCCCAAGTTACCCGGACGAAAGTAACAATACCGAGTCAATTTCTGAGGATCAATCAACCCCAAACATTCAGACTGAAGCGGATTCAACATTTGATACTAGTACCTATTTGTACAGTCCAACATTGCCGGACTCCAATGAAAATGAATCTGCGAACTCTACGGATAACAAAGATGCAGAGGATTATTATAATTCTACTCCTGATAAAGAGTTTGAATACACGACAGAAAATGTTGAAACGCCTGCTACCGACGAGGCATTGATTACTGATACAACAGATGGATTAGAATTTAACAATGCGACTGATCAACTGATTTCG GAGGTAGAAGTCCAAACTACGACTGATATTTCAAACTCGAGTTCCGAAACAGGAGAATCAAGACTGAAGGACAGCGACGAAATCGAGAGTCGTGATGCTCGCGATGTCCTCAAATCCAGATCGACCAATGCTCGCTCTGTGTCACCAAACGATGGCTCAGAAAACCATCTAGAAATAGTTAACATTAATGA AAATAATCAAGAGACCCTCGAATCGGATTTCTTGATACCGATCCGGATAATAATGAGGGCGCCTCACGTAGACGAGTACAGCGACCAAACTATGAAGGCGCACGAGTACCTTGTGCTAAAAACTGGCCAGGCTGACTACCATGAGCATCTAGATGAGCCGAAACCCGACGATAACGAAGAGGAACATAGGCCTGTGCGAAAAAAGGCCGAAGCCGTTAGACGGACCTTTGGTAAGGACGAGAGTCCTGGATTCTACGGCGAAGTGGCCGATTACTGGCGCAATTTCGGCAACGAACAGCTTACGCAGTCAAGCGCCGAAGAGGAGGAACAG GATTTGGAAGATTATACCGATGATGGAGTAACATTATCTCCGACTACACTATCTCTAAATGATGAAAGAATTAACGTAGAAAATCAATACGACAATCCCGAGGTGGTACCAATAGGCCAAGTAGGAGTTGATGACGGAACTGCTTATGATCATAATTCTGACTTGAAAGAAGAAGTCGATGTAGTTGACGAAGAAGCTAAAAGCAAATTGATAGCACACTACAGCAAGTTATTACCATGGCTGTATTATGTTTTAGCTAAGTAA
- the LOC103316570 gene encoding uncharacterized protein LOC103316570 isoform X2 — MRMLNPTPSEFMGMILRILRYVLECVPDMTQSKKKQMIRITKKLLTIKRAILKRNKRKHTRRQSRYMKYGWLSRRPDFQLENYGSYIVKYPNPMDEIVLLEGDVPTLAVGKGFLL, encoded by the exons ATGCGGATGCTGAATCCTACGCCATCCGAGTTCATGGGCATGATTCTTCGCATCCTCCGTTACGTCTTAGAATGTGTCCCTGATATGACACAATCCAAGAAGAAACAGATGATCCGCATAACGAAGAagctattgaccatcaaaagGGCGATTCTGAAGAGAAACAAACGAAAGCACACCCGAAGGCAAAGCCGTTACATGAAG TACGGTTGGCTCTCTCGCAGACCAGACTTTCAGCTGGAAAACTACGGAAGCTACATCGTCAAGTATCCCAACCCTATGGACGAGATCGTGCTCCTCGAGGGCGACGTTCCCACCTTGGCTGTCGGAAAGGGATTTCTGCTTTGA
- the LOC100678822 gene encoding uncharacterized protein LOC100678822 isoform X1, which yields MKMRLIIFLLTALWYDSSSFGHVQAEPKSSNTRLIPKRFNSRLWKRQDDLGYLEQCSILQFWDKQIGRVNVLAFFDSSWQFSHRQAAMLKVLRERFDKTGFDNIQFFAINASPDESQYIDRAEVEVEEETWKQISPSEAEGRPPVVVSPEALIEALGPDVYFIQDNDELQIWSKLRAFRDQILVIDRCGRLTYQVIVPWSILHFPYVKAAILSTYKDEPCGYCQFKETVFDTTSTDNKDAQSSSKLVEQTEDNDNPSTLSQETTTVIYEAESYDTTLTVDESSSPIVQTEHEVTSLSTSDRNDGNETSSVSQESEDLQMETDDGQAPSTIYQESSTLSDLVENSESSSKARESTTDISQINDGEEQSTYFHDSSTPSYPDESNNTESISEDQSTPNIQTEADSTFDTSTYLYSPTLPDSNENESANSTDNKDAEDYYNSTPDKEFEYTTENVETPATDEALITDTTDGLEFNNATDQLISEVEVQTTTDISNSSSETGESRLKDSDEIESRDARDVLKSRSTNARSVSPNDGSENHLEIVNINENNQETLESDFLIPIRIIMRAPHVDEYSDQTMKAHEYLVLKTGQADYHEHLDEPKPDDNEEEHRPVRKKAEAVRRTFGKDESPGFYGEVADYWRNFGNEQLTQSSAEEEEQDLEDYTDDGVTLSPTTLSLNDERINVENQYDNPEVVPIGQVGVDDGTAYDHNSDLKEEVDVVDEEAKSKLIAHYSKLLPWLYYVLAK from the exons A TGAAAATGAGATTGATCATTTTCTTATTGACGGCCTTGTGGTACGACTCGTCTAGTTTTGGCCATGTGCAAGCTGAGCCCAAAAGTAGCAACACTCGTCTCATACCAAAAAGATTCAACAGCAGGCTGTGGAAGCGCCAGGACGACCTTGGCTACCTCGAGCAATGCAGTATCTTACAGTTCTGGGATAAGCAAATCGGCCGCGTCAACGTCCTCGCCTTTTTCGATTCATCCTGGCAGTTCAGCCACCGACAGGCTGCCAT GCTGAAAGTATTGAGGGAACGTTTCGATAAGACGGGCTTTGACAACATTCAATTCTTCGCGATAAACGCTTCGCCCGACGAGTCCCAGTATATCGACAGGGCTGAAGTCGAGGTGGAGGAGGAAACGTGGAAACAGATCTCGCCGAGTGAAGCCGAGGGTCGACCGCCTGTCGTCGTATCGCCCGAAGCGTTGATCGAAGCTCTTGGCCCTGACGTCTACTTCATCCAGGACAACGACGAGCTCCAGATCTGGTCCAAGCTCAGAGCTTTTCGAGACCAGATTCTCGTTATTGATCG TTGTGGACGATTGACCTATCAAGTGATCGTTCCTTGGAGCATTTTGCATTTTCCTTATGTGAAAGCGGCTATCCTGTCAACTTACAAGGACGAACCCTGCGGATACTGCCAG TTTAAGGAAACAGTTTTTGATACAACTTCGACTGATAATAAAGATGCGCAGTCATCGTCCAAATTGGTTGAGCAAACCGAAGACAACGATAATCCATCTACTTTGTCGCAAGAAACAACGACGGTAATTTATGAAGCTGAGAGCTACGATACCACTTTGACTGTAGACGAATCGTCTTCTCCGATCGTTCAGACCGAGCATGAAGTCACATCTTTATCGACCAGTGATAGAAATGACGGAAATGAGACCTCTTCGGTATCACAAGAATCAGAGGACCTACAAATGGAGACTGACGATGGTCAAGCGCCATCGACGATTTACCAAGAATCATCGACATTAAGCGATCTGGTAGAAAATAGCGAATCATCATCGAAAGCGCGAGAATCGACCACAGACATTTCGCAAATTAACGACGGCGAAGAACAATCGACGTATTTTCACGATTCTTCAACCCCAAGTTACCCGGACGAAAGTAACAATACCGAGTCAATTTCTGAGGATCAATCAACCCCAAACATTCAGACTGAAGCGGATTCAACATTTGATACTAGTACCTATTTGTACAGTCCAACATTGCCGGACTCCAATGAAAATGAATCTGCGAACTCTACGGATAACAAAGATGCAGAGGATTATTATAATTCTACTCCTGATAAAGAGTTTGAATACACGACAGAAAATGTTGAAACGCCTGCTACCGACGAGGCATTGATTACTGATACAACAGATGGATTAGAATTTAACAATGCGACTGATCAACTGATTTCG GAGGTAGAAGTCCAAACTACGACTGATATTTCAAACTCGAGTTCCGAAACAGGAGAATCAAGACTGAAGGACAGCGACGAAATCGAGAGTCGTGATGCTCGCGATGTCCTCAAATCCAGATCGACCAATGCTCGCTCTGTGTCACCAAACGATGGCTCAGAAAACCATCTAGAAATAGTTAACATTAATGA AAATAATCAAGAGACCCTCGAATCGGATTTCTTGATACCGATCCGGATAATAATGAGGGCGCCTCACGTAGACGAGTACAGCGACCAAACTATGAAGGCGCACGAGTACCTTGTGCTAAAAACTGGCCAGGCTGACTACCATGAGCATCTAGATGAGCCGAAACCCGACGATAACGAAGAGGAACATAGGCCTGTGCGAAAAAAGGCCGAAGCCGTTAGACGGACCTTTGGTAAGGACGAGAGTCCTGGATTCTACGGCGAAGTGGCCGATTACTGGCGCAATTTCGGCAACGAACAGCTTACGCAGTCAAGCGCCGAAGAGGAGGAACAG GATTTGGAAGATTATACCGATGATGGAGTAACATTATCTCCGACTACACTATCTCTAAATGATGAAAGAATTAACGTAGAAAATCAATACGACAATCCCGAGGTGGTACCAATAGGCCAAGTAGGAGTTGATGACGGAACTGCTTATGATCATAATTCTGACTTGAAAGAAGAAGTCGATGTAGTTGACGAAGAAGCTAAAAGCAAATTGATAGCACACTACAGCAAGTTATTACCATGGCTGTATTATGTTTTAGCTAAGTAA